The genomic DNA AGTTTGAAACCCGCAAGCCGCTCTACACCTTTACTGACGATCAGCAGGCAATCATCCTTCACCCCGCTTGGGCTACCTACCTGAAAGAGAATCACGCTGAGGTCCAACAATGGGCATTTGAAGCATGGGTGGAATACATGGAGCGGTGCAACCCAGGGATTGACAGTATTGCCAGTAAGCTCCCGCTGACGCTATTGCTCCTCACGTTGCATACAGGTGGCTTAAGTTGGCAGCATCACCTCACGCATCTTGTTAGCCTATTGGACTCCAATATTGCCAGTTAGGGTTCTCCTAAATGGGCAAGTACGACTATACTATTAGCACAGTAAATCGATCGACAGCCAAAATTTCTGTTCTAATCGGCACTACACTAGATATAGTGGTAGTCGGTTCAGTGACGGAAAAAATATGCAGTGGCAGAGCTTTGACCCCATGAAGCTCTTCATCTGCTGGTTAGGTGGAGGGAGAGGTGATGAGAACACTAAGTCTATTTGACGAGGAGCGGCTATCCCTGCCCAGAGCGATCGCACTATCCATCGAATCGCTACAGCACTACGGTTCGTTCTACAAGCACTGGGCGATCGCCTTCTCTGGCGGCAAGGATTCCTCGGCAACCGTTACCCTGATCGCGAACCTGATCGAAACAGGCGAGATCCCTAGACCTGAAAGCCTCACGATTCTCTATGCCGATACCCGTCAAGAACTGCCACCGCTTCACTCGGCAGCAATGGGCATATTGAAAGAACTGCAAGAGCGAGGATTTGATACCCGCATCGTCCTGCCTGATCTCGACTACCGCTACTTTGTCTATATGCTGGGTCGGGGAGTGCCACCGCCATCGAACACCTTCCGCTGGTGTACTCCCAAGCTTAAGGTCATGAGCATGGAGCGAGAACTGGAGAAACTGCGGGAGGAGCGGGGTGAAAAGTTTCTGATGCTGACAGGTGTCCGCATCGGCGAGAGTGCTGCCCGTGACCAGCGGATTGCCATTAGCTGCACGAAGGATGGTGGCGAATGCGGTCAGGGCTGGTTTCAGCAAAGCTCAACCGGCGCGATCGCTGACACCCTGGCACCGATCGTTCACTGGCGGGTCTGCCATGTGTGGGACTGGCTGGTGAAGGCAGACGTAGAGCTAGGATTCCCGACGTTTGAGATTGCCAAGGTCTATGGACAAGACGTAAGTGATGGGGAAGAGCCGCTGAACGCGAGAACGGGCTGTATTGGTTGTCCTCTGGTGCAGAAGGATGCTGCCCTCGATCGCGTCATTGCTCAGCCGGAATGGGCGTACTTAGCACCCCTACAGAAGTTGAGACCCCTGTACTGGGAGATTAAGAAGCCTCAGTATCGTCTCCGCAAGCACGGCGAGGAAAGGAAAGCCGCGACCAAATACATCGGTCGAAATCGATTGGGTCCGCTTCACCTGGATGCAAGACGATGGATGCTGGAGCAGGTGTTAGCCATTCAGACTGAGGTGAACACAGCAGCGCGATCGCTCAACAAGCCAGAAATCAGCCTGATTAATGACGAGGAGTTGGTGCGGATTGAAGAACTGATCGCAGCAAACACCTACCCGGAACGCTGGGACGGGACAGAACATCGAGGCGACGAGTGGCTTCCTGAAATCCTTCCCGATGGAAGTGTTCAACAATTACTATTTGATGAGATTTGAAGTAGCACGAAGGAGACTGTATGGAGAAGCGAACTATTGCTCAAGCAGTGATCGAGGTTTTGAGGGAAGCTAAGCAGCCTATGACAGCAGCCGAAATTACTCAGGTAATCCTAGATAAAGGGCTGTACACCTTTAATACGAAAGATCCAAGAGCAATGGTGCGCGGGGCGATTGAGCGACGAGCCGAGGGGATTGATCGTAAGAATTCGACTGAAATTAGGTTGTTTAAGAAGCTCCCAGACGGCAAGTACCAATTGAAAAATTGATGTGCAAGGCAAACTACTCAGGCTCAAGGCGTTCCTGTCTACGTACTCGCAACTTGAGTTACATATAGAAGCGGTAATGAAATTCTAGTTGATCATTCTTATCTATGTACTTGAGTATTTGCCCTACCTGTCTTGCCGCCCGGATTGTGATTGGATCACTTCGATCGAACTGCGTATTGTTCCAGTTCATTTTAGTCAGTGCTAGGATCTCTTGTGCCAACGCCTTTGGTGTTCCCTCCACACTTTCACAGCGGAATTTTAATGGACGCGGTACATACATGCCAGGATATGTCGAGAAAAAATCGATGCTTCCTCGTGTGTAGAGAATATGCGTCGATTCATCTAAACTCATGAATGTTCCTCGTAAAGGTGGATACTTCCCAGATCGAAACAAACGAGTTCCGCCTGTGCGATCAAAACTAATAAATTCTGCTACGTCAACACCGTGTTTGTCTAAAGCATCCTGAAACCCTTCTAATTCTTCTGGTATAAAGCGGGAAGTTTTGTGGAGAACAACCCTGGCAGGTAGCGTCCGATGCTCACGACGGTATAGAGCGAAAGCATTTGAAAGTAGCTCTGCTGCGTCCGAAGCAGGCAGATAAGGTTGCTTGTCATCTTTAGATAACTCTGCCTGACCCCCTCTAAGAATCACACCTTCACCGCGTTCATTGAAGATTTGGGCAGTACTGGTGAGCAACTTCGACCGATCCAACGTGCGATAGAAACTCACGCCGATATAGCAAGTGGTAAGCTCTCTTGGATCACGAACGAGTCGCCAGGGAGTACCCAACGCCTTGTAGTAAAGTGCTGTATAAAGATTCCAAGCACGAGTTGCCTCATCTTGAATCGGCTGATTTTTCTGTTTGCGAACGCTATTCTTTTTGGTTCTCTTGGCTGCGTTATAGGTGGCTGGCAAAACAACTTGCGTCGGATTTTTCAACGTCATTGCTTTGGCTTTGAGTAGATCGTGAAAATCTAGCTCGATTTTCGGCTCATGCTTACGTTTAAGAATTGGAGCTTCTTGACTGTCCTCTGGCTCCGGGATGTCTAACATTCGTTCTAATAACGACTCAGGTAATGCACAAATCAGCACATCCGGGCTTGTTTTTTCATCAATATAACGAAATTCCTCAATAAAAAGCTCAACCGTTTTTTGAATCAGCGTATTGCGATCGTCACACTTCAATAATTTCTCAATTTCTTTACTAGAAATCGTTCCATTTCGTCGAGTGTCAAAGCTAATTGTCATCGGCAGATTATCATCCTCGCCGAAGCCAGGAAACTCAGGAAAGAGATAGGGTTGTTTGCTTTGCTTTGGCTCAATTCCTTGTCTACATTTCTCTAGCCAAGCTTCTAATCCCTCAATTGTTTCAGCAGTTCCAACCAGTCCAAGTTGGATTTTTTTCGGGGCATCATTGCTATCGTAATCCAGTGGCTTATGTTGCATCATGCCAAACCGGATATCAATGTGCCGTCCGCTATCCCCAAATTCAAGCTCTGGTTCCTGTAAAAAGTCGATTTTCATGAGTCAGCCTGAAATAGTGGTAAATCATTCAGTATGTCTTCTAGGACAGCAATTACTTCGTCGTCCTCACTGCGTAACCATGCTTTGTCGTCAATTCCAACCTCCATCTCAAACTCCTCTAATTGGTCAAACTGTAAAAATGGAGAGTTGGAAACAAAAAACTCGCCTTGAGCCGGAGTGATTAAAAATTCTGCCCACATAACCAGTTGACCCAGCACAGCCGAATTCTTCTCAAGTTTCTTGATACCCGATAGATGTTCTTGCTCAAAGCGATCACGCATATAACCGTCCCTTGTGAAGAAATAGGTTGGTGTAATTTCAAGAAACCAGTTTGTCTCCACACGAATAAACTGTCCTTTAAAGGCAGAATGACGGTAATAAGCGATGTTTTCAGAGTTTTTCTTGTAGTAGGGCTGAAAGACATCTCGATGTGTCTTCTTCTCCAAGCTGCGGTAATGATAAGTACGAATGGATAGATCGGTTGTTGGCTTGAAGTAATACAATTCCTTTTTGCGATCGAAGAACAAATCCTCTTTGACTTTCTCCAAAAGCGTTCTGTTCAGAAGCCAGACGAATTCCTGTTGCCGCTCCAATCGATTAGAAAGCGACCATTCCGTGATGTCATGCTGCTCAACCGTACCGCGATCACAGATACTGGACCAAGGTGACTGTCGCAGATCGTGAAAGCTGAGGACAAAATTTTCTTTCAGGACCCACTCCTGCCCTAATTCTCGCCCAATTTTTTGCAGGGCTGAGTAAGCTTTAGATTCATCTTCGGTTGCTGTGTGAGCAGTATAAACGTGTTGAGGTAGTTGAGAAACTCGCAGGAGATTAGAATATAACTTTTCCTGCTTAGGGCGAGGTGCAAGATAAACGCCCGAAGTTTTTGGAACAGCGAGTTGAATTAAGGCAGTTCTGGCATTGGTATCAAAGCGGTCGCGCTGCTTATCAAACACTACCTTCTGCGATTGCCGTCGTTTTGGATCGCTAAAGTAGTCCTTAAGAGATACCCAATAAGCTTCACGGCTTTGAGTTCTAGCAATAATCAGAATTACGGGTGCATTGCCCTGCAACCAGTAAGTCAGGTCTCGGTCTTTACATTTATATTCAAAACTGCTGTCCGTCTCCGTTGGAAGTCGCTCTTGTTGAGTCGCTTTACTCTGAACCTGAATGATGCAATTTGTGACTTCACTCGTTTCAGCATCCCGAATTTCAATTAGTCCATCAATGCCTGCTTCGACACCACCAGTCGGATACCAAAGAAAGCCCATTCCAAGGACGATCTCTTCAATCAGATTAATCCCTTGCTGTCCGATCATGTCGGACTGGCTAATCTTCTTTCTCGGCACGCTACAATTTCTGTCCCGTCAGGAAAAATACAAAGGTACTGAATTATAACCTGTAACACGCAGATGAGTTGAGACAGAACTGAAAGGGTTCAGTGGTTAGTGAATATTGCAAGCCTAGTTTGCAATTGTGATAAAATCCTCGCTGCTTTTGATGTTTGGAGTGGCAGCCAAATAACCAATTCCTCGATGCAAGTGGAGACGAAACTGTGTTGCTAACGTTTCAACATCTAGGTTTAAGTGATCCGTATAGCAACGTTGCTTGAGAGCAATAATAAGCAGATCCGCAATCTCTCCTCCGAACACCTGCCAAGTCATCTCCACGTTACTATCGGCAGGAATGGCTACTGGCGAAGGAGGGGTAGGTTCTGCCAAGGAACGGCAGAATGCCCAGCGGCAGAGAATATTCCATTGGTCAATTTTAGTGACGCGCTTAAGTTTGATCAACTGATCCTTGGCAGCTTGAGAAATACGAACTCGATCGACAGGGGGTTCCATAGTCTTTACCAGAAATAACCGGGTTTTACTCGTGTTTGGTGCTCGGTGCGATCGTACTTAAGCAAGTATTCACGCGCGATCGCCCTATTCTCCCGCAACCGCTTTACCTCTGCCTTACCAATCTCAGTGTCCGTCGAGAGGAGCAGTACTTGATGGCTGGCTTGTGGAAAGTAGCGATCGACCAGATTATTGCGGTGAGAGGAGTCAAGCCGCCCCAGAGGAGTATCGATCGCCACAGGCAATTGCCGACCAGAGGCACGAGCCAATCCCCACAGTAAGGAGATTGCTAGTAGCTGCTTCTCTCCAGCAGACAGCCGATGTTTAGGGACAGGCTGCCCCTCATAATCAAACAGCGAGAGGCTAAAGGTTTCGGTGTCGATTTGGACGCGATGCACCAAGTTTGACTTGTGCAGTAAGTAAAGGAAGCACTCTGTCACCAGAGCCTCAAGCTGATTGAGCTTGCGGAGTTTCAGCTTCTGCTTAAACACTTTAAGAGTGTCCTGAACTTTCGCGATCGCCGCCAGGGTATGCTCATCGTTTTTTCGGTCGATCGCCAGCTTGCCATAGTCCATCAGTTCTTGCCTGGTACGAGCAATAGCTTGTTCCATTTGCTCAAGAAGACGGTGGCTTTGTTCCCGGTCAGCTTTGAGGGTTACGACTTCTGTTTGTGCCTGGCGTACCTGCTGCACTAACTTGTCGTACATTTCTGGAGGGGCGGCAGTCGCCAAGTAGCGTTCAATCGTCTCAATTTCCTCCTGGCAAATCTCAAGCTGTTCTAGTTCCTCTGCTGCCACCCGCTGTTGATGTGGTAAGGCATATTGCAGTGTGTTGGTTAGTTGGTGTAACGTCTCTGCGTCCGAGCCGAGCCAGGAATCACCCACATTCTGTGAAATCTCCTTGTCTTGCTTTGCTAGGAACGATCGGATTTGCTTAAGCTGTTTTGCCTCTAAATCCAGCGATTTAACAAACTGGAGCAGGTTCTCGCTGCGTTCCTTCAACAACTCCCTGGCAACCTCTAACTGTTGCTGCCGAATCTCTTGTTGAGCCTGGACTTCCGCCTGTTGAAGCAAGGGCTGAATTAAGGCGAGAGGCAAAACTCCGCCTGCCATCTCTCGTAGGGCAGCACGATGAGCATCGGCTTTATTCCTTGCCTGCTGTAACTGTTGCTCCTGTTGGGTTTTCTCTGCCGCAATCTTGCCGCCCTCAGACAGAAAACGTTCTTCCGCCTGCCGCAATTTCTCCTCTGCCTTGTCCAGTTTGGGCTGAATCGCGGCAATCTTCTTTTTGATCGACAGCCGCTCCCGTTCTTGAGCTTCCAATCGCTGCTCAATCTCCGATAATTTTGCCTGGTCTTGAGCCGTTGCAAGGGCTTTACGTTTGCGAGAGGTCAGCACATCGAGATCGGCAGCGAGGCGATCGGGCAATTCGAGTCCCAGCAGCGATCGGATCGCCGTTGTGACGGATTGGGGCAGAGTATCCTGATCCGCTAATTCACCGACCTGCTCACCATCGAACAGGAACAAGCGAGAAATACCCAGAGGCAGTAAGTCCTCAATGCGCTCGTCCCATTTTTTGGCTAGGTCCAGGGCATCCTCACCGTTCTCTTGAATTCGTAGGATGTCTCGATTACTGATCTGCTGATTCCAGGTGCGATAGATCCTAAATTCTGTCGGTCGCGCCTCGTTGTTCAGAGTTTGCCGGAAAACTAATTCAATTGAGGCATCTTGCGCCTGTCGATTAATGCACTGCTTAAGAAAGTCCGAATAGCTGAGGTTCCCGCGCGTGGAACAGGGGGCACGGTGTCCATAGAGTGCCAGACGGATTGCATCCATCAGGGTTGTTTTGCCACCTCCATTCATACCGCCAAACAGGATAATGGTTTGCTGGCTCTCACCGGGGCGCAGATCGAAAGCCTGCCGTCCCTTGTAGGGACCGAAGTTTTCCAACACTAATTCTTGAAAAATCATCCCCGTCCCTTGAATTTCATATCTGCCCAAGACACCGCTGGCTGATCGGTTAACTGTTTGACAGCTTCTACATCTCCAGCTTTGGCGGCTTTTTTAATGTTCCAATTTCGGTGGGCGTTTTCGATCGCCGCCTCCTTAGGACGGGAACTGGTTTCAAAGTGCTTTTCAAGGGCATCAATAATGCCGACCCGCCGCGACATCGTTTGAAATTTGCGCTCCGTGCTGAGGAGCCGCGTCATCAGTTCAAAATGCATCGGGTCGTCGCAGATTTCTTCCAGAATGCTCCACTCATCCAATCCGAGATAAGTACTGCCAGCATTCGGGCGGGGATCGATAAAGTCTTGTCCTGTCACCTGGGAGTAGATTCTGGGTAAAGCATCGTCAAACTCATGAAACTCCTCCAGCCAAATGCGGCGAATTTCGCTCAGTTCTTCAACTGTAATTAGCTCGATACCCTGCATCTCAATCGGTGCATTTTGACGAGCCTCCGTCTGCGTTTGCAGCACTCGCCGCAACCATTCCTCCCGCCACTGCTTTGTGTAGGGACCCGGAATATTGACAATCTCTTTGGCATCCAGCCCTTCCACATCGCGCTCGTAAAGCTGGATTTGTCCCTGTCGCCGCCGAAAATCACGGCGATCGAGGTCGTCTTCTACGTCTAGTTCGTTCCGCAGATCCAGAAGCGGTTGCATCCACTCTTTCTCCTCATCGTTCTGGATCATGGCTTCCATCGATTTGTCTGCGCTCACTAAAGTACAGACCCAGCAACCGAAGCGGGAGCTACCGCAGCTTGGGGTAGAGGTATCAACAACCAGAGGACACTCGTTATCTGCTGTTGCGCCCCGGTACATGGCAAACAACTCTTTGTTGTTATTGCCCCAGGGGTTCTGCCATTGCATCAGGTAGAGCCAAACTTCATCGGTGCGCCAGTCTTCGATCGGAGTATAGATCAGGGAATTTGGGCGACTGGGATTGTAATTGAGGTGCGAGAAGACGCGCCAGTTGCGGTGTTTCTCCATCAGGGCAGCCCGCGATGCGCTCTCAGCCTTGCGCGTTCCCAGAACCAAGATTACTTCACCGCTTTCCCGGATTTTTTCCCGAATATAGTTATCCGAGGGTCGGATTTTGAGCCGTTCAGTACACCAACGAAAACCCTGTCTTGGGGCTGGATAACCCTTACCAATCAAATTGACCCAAAAGCTGTCTTTCACAGCAGGTTTTAGCAAAATCGGTTCGATGGGAATACCCTGCTCCTGAGCAACTCTGCCCATTTGCTCTAATGATCGGCTAACCCATGCAGACACAACCGGGTTTTCAACCATCGTGTCTGTGGTAATGACATGAATGGTTTTCTTGCGCTTTTCGACTGGGAGAGCCGCGATCGCATCCCACACTAGCTGAAGTATCGCTGTCGAATCTTTGCCGCCAGAATAGCCCACAATCCAGGGCAATTGGTCCTGGCAGTACAGTTCTTGAATTTCGGTCGTAAGAGCTTTCAAAGTCTCGACAAATTCAGGAACCGATCGTTGAGAGCTTTCTAATTCAACTGCTTCAGTCATCACACTCACCCTAAGTAAAACCCAGTCAACACCCTTGCAATACTTAGACTACTCAGCTTCGCCCTGCTCCAACCGCCTGTAGGTTTCCAACATCTGATGCAGAATCTCCCGTTCTGAGGTTAAATTCATGGCTTCGACAACCTCCCGCGCCCGCATCACTCGTTGTACTAACTGATCGGATTCCTGTTCCACTGCCTCCTGGTTCTTGGCATAGGCAAGAACAACGCCCATCTCGTCGGCAAATCGCTGAAGTTGTTTGGGCGAATAATGCGTCACTCCAAACCCGTAGCATTCCTGCTTCTCGGTCGATGTCCCCACGTCATACTCCCATTCCTCGATATTCACATCGTTAGCCTGGACTGCTGTCATGAATTGCTGGGCTTCCTTTGCGGTGTCAGAAACAATCTGAAACTCAAACATGGGCATGGCTACCTCCCCGCTAGAGCATACGCTTTTTCTAACCGTTCCTCCTCCGCTGTCATTGGCAACTTCATTGCCTTCTTGAGATATGCCGTCATGAAGGACACGCAGGTTCTTGACTTAGAAAGCCGCCCCCCGAACATGACTCGACCTTCCCAATCAGGATTAGAGCGTGACCAATCTATTTTCCGTAGAGCTTTTAGCTGGGCTTCCCACTTCTCCGGATGGGTCGATAGTAAAACTGCCCCCGCTCCTCCCATGCCCGCTAACGTAACTGCGTGGCTGTGAATGTATTCTCGGCGAATTTCGCCAGGACTGACCTTCTTATCAAATACCTGCTGCCAGTCTGGAATATTGCTGCTCACCGCTCTCCAGAAGCGGACGCTAATCTCAACCTGCTTCTCTATCTCTGCGTCCCTGTGATTCACCAGAAGTGCTTGAGTGGCATTGTAGATACTACTCAGCGTAAACAGCTTGCTGGAACGG from Leptolyngbya ohadii IS1 includes the following:
- a CDS encoding phosphoadenosine phosphosulfate reductase domain-containing protein, with protein sequence MRTLSLFDEERLSLPRAIALSIESLQHYGSFYKHWAIAFSGGKDSSATVTLIANLIETGEIPRPESLTILYADTRQELPPLHSAAMGILKELQERGFDTRIVLPDLDYRYFVYMLGRGVPPPSNTFRWCTPKLKVMSMERELEKLREERGEKFLMLTGVRIGESAARDQRIAISCTKDGGECGQGWFQQSSTGAIADTLAPIVHWRVCHVWDWLVKADVELGFPTFEIAKVYGQDVSDGEEPLNARTGCIGCPLVQKDAALDRVIAQPEWAYLAPLQKLRPLYWEIKKPQYRLRKHGEERKAATKYIGRNRLGPLHLDARRWMLEQVLAIQTEVNTAARSLNKPEISLINDEELVRIEELIAANTYPERWDGTEHRGDEWLPEILPDGSVQQLLFDEI
- a CDS encoding winged helix-turn-helix domain-containing protein, encoding MEKRTIAQAVIEVLREAKQPMTAAEITQVILDKGLYTFNTKDPRAMVRGAIERRAEGIDRKNSTEIRLFKKLPDGKYQLKN
- a CDS encoding argonaute/piwi family protein — translated: MKIDFLQEPELEFGDSGRHIDIRFGMMQHKPLDYDSNDAPKKIQLGLVGTAETIEGLEAWLEKCRQGIEPKQSKQPYLFPEFPGFGEDDNLPMTISFDTRRNGTISSKEIEKLLKCDDRNTLIQKTVELFIEEFRYIDEKTSPDVLICALPESLLERMLDIPEPEDSQEAPILKRKHEPKIELDFHDLLKAKAMTLKNPTQVVLPATYNAAKRTKKNSVRKQKNQPIQDEATRAWNLYTALYYKALGTPWRLVRDPRELTTCYIGVSFYRTLDRSKLLTSTAQIFNERGEGVILRGGQAELSKDDKQPYLPASDAAELLSNAFALYRREHRTLPARVVLHKTSRFIPEELEGFQDALDKHGVDVAEFISFDRTGGTRLFRSGKYPPLRGTFMSLDESTHILYTRGSIDFFSTYPGMYVPRPLKFRCESVEGTPKALAQEILALTKMNWNNTQFDRSDPITIRAARQVGQILKYIDKNDQLEFHYRFYM
- a CDS encoding DUF4365 domain-containing protein, which encodes MIGQQGINLIEEIVLGMGFLWYPTGGVEAGIDGLIEIRDAETSEVTNCIIQVQSKATQQERLPTETDSSFEYKCKDRDLTYWLQGNAPVILIIARTQSREAYWVSLKDYFSDPKRRQSQKVVFDKQRDRFDTNARTALIQLAVPKTSGVYLAPRPKQEKLYSNLLRVSQLPQHVYTAHTATEDESKAYSALQKIGRELGQEWVLKENFVLSFHDLRQSPWSSICDRGTVEQHDITEWSLSNRLERQQEFVWLLNRTLLEKVKEDLFFDRKKELYYFKPTTDLSIRTYHYRSLEKKTHRDVFQPYYKKNSENIAYYRHSAFKGQFIRVETNWFLEITPTYFFTRDGYMRDRFEQEHLSGIKKLEKNSAVLGQLVMWAEFLITPAQGEFFVSNSPFLQFDQLEEFEMEVGIDDKAWLRSEDDEVIAVLEDILNDLPLFQADS
- the dndE gene encoding DNA sulfur modification protein DndE, with product MEPPVDRVRISQAAKDQLIKLKRVTKIDQWNILCRWAFCRSLAEPTPPSPVAIPADSNVEMTWQVFGGEIADLLIIALKQRCYTDHLNLDVETLATQFRLHLHRGIGYLAATPNIKSSEDFITIAN
- the dndD gene encoding DNA sulfur modification protein DndD, with amino-acid sequence MIFQELVLENFGPYKGRQAFDLRPGESQQTIILFGGMNGGGKTTLMDAIRLALYGHRAPCSTRGNLSYSDFLKQCINRQAQDASIELVFRQTLNNEARPTEFRIYRTWNQQISNRDILRIQENGEDALDLAKKWDERIEDLLPLGISRLFLFDGEQVGELADQDTLPQSVTTAIRSLLGLELPDRLAADLDVLTSRKRKALATAQDQAKLSEIEQRLEAQERERLSIKKKIAAIQPKLDKAEEKLRQAEERFLSEGGKIAAEKTQQEQQLQQARNKADAHRAALREMAGGVLPLALIQPLLQQAEVQAQQEIRQQQLEVARELLKERSENLLQFVKSLDLEAKQLKQIRSFLAKQDKEISQNVGDSWLGSDAETLHQLTNTLQYALPHQQRVAAEELEQLEICQEEIETIERYLATAAPPEMYDKLVQQVRQAQTEVVTLKADREQSHRLLEQMEQAIARTRQELMDYGKLAIDRKNDEHTLAAIAKVQDTLKVFKQKLKLRKLNQLEALVTECFLYLLHKSNLVHRVQIDTETFSLSLFDYEGQPVPKHRLSAGEKQLLAISLLWGLARASGRQLPVAIDTPLGRLDSSHRNNLVDRYFPQASHQVLLLSTDTEIGKAEVKRLRENRAIAREYLLKYDRTEHQTRVKPGYFW
- the dndC gene encoding DNA phosphorothioation system sulfurtransferase DndC, with the protein product MTEAVELESSQRSVPEFVETLKALTTEIQELYCQDQLPWIVGYSGGKDSTAILQLVWDAIAALPVEKRKKTIHVITTDTMVENPVVSAWVSRSLEQMGRVAQEQGIPIEPILLKPAVKDSFWVNLIGKGYPAPRQGFRWCTERLKIRPSDNYIREKIRESGEVILVLGTRKAESASRAALMEKHRNWRVFSHLNYNPSRPNSLIYTPIEDWRTDEVWLYLMQWQNPWGNNNKELFAMYRGATADNECPLVVDTSTPSCGSSRFGCWVCTLVSADKSMEAMIQNDEEKEWMQPLLDLRNELDVEDDLDRRDFRRRQGQIQLYERDVEGLDAKEIVNIPGPYTKQWREEWLRRVLQTQTEARQNAPIEMQGIELITVEELSEIRRIWLEEFHEFDDALPRIYSQVTGQDFIDPRPNAGSTYLGLDEWSILEEICDDPMHFELMTRLLSTERKFQTMSRRVGIIDALEKHFETSSRPKEAAIENAHRNWNIKKAAKAGDVEAVKQLTDQPAVSWADMKFKGRG